From the genome of Mycetocola spongiae, one region includes:
- a CDS encoding phosphoribosylaminoimidazolesuccinocarboxamide synthase, whose protein sequence is MTDYAELPGWTHFYSGKVRDLYRPAGVPADAPAPEILVVASDRVSAFDFVLSPGIPEKGALLTSLSNWWFNQLPDVPNHLLPAETIPASVAARSMRAKTLNMFPIEAVVRGYLTGSGWAEYRETQSVCGIPLPAGLKNGDRLPEPLYTPAYKAPLGEHDENISFERSVELVGAEDAAALRDLALDIYRRAAAIAEKRGVILADTKFEFGRNPENGEITLADEVLTSDSSRYWDAEVYATAGDPAARMASFDKQIVRDWLAANWDKTGTPPELPVEIRERTAARYRELLERLTGH, encoded by the coding sequence GTGACCGATTATGCAGAGCTGCCCGGATGGACCCACTTCTACTCCGGGAAGGTGCGCGACCTCTACCGTCCCGCGGGTGTGCCCGCGGATGCCCCCGCCCCCGAGATCCTCGTGGTGGCCAGCGATCGGGTGAGCGCCTTCGATTTTGTGCTCTCCCCCGGCATCCCCGAGAAGGGCGCGCTGCTGACGAGCCTGAGCAACTGGTGGTTTAACCAGCTGCCGGATGTCCCCAATCACCTGCTGCCCGCCGAGACCATTCCGGCGTCCGTGGCCGCGCGCTCGATGCGCGCGAAGACCCTGAATATGTTCCCGATCGAGGCCGTGGTGCGCGGCTATCTCACCGGTTCCGGCTGGGCCGAATATCGCGAGACGCAGAGCGTGTGCGGCATCCCGCTGCCGGCGGGCCTGAAAAATGGCGACCGCCTGCCCGAGCCGCTCTATACCCCCGCCTATAAGGCCCCGCTGGGTGAGCACGATGAAAATATCAGCTTCGAGCGCTCGGTGGAGCTCGTGGGGGCCGAGGATGCCGCGGCCCTGCGCGATCTGGCCCTGGATATCTACCGCCGGGCCGCGGCCATTGCCGAAAAGCGCGGCGTGATCCTCGCCGATACCAAATTTGAGTTTGGCCGCAATCCGGAAAACGGCGAGATCACCCTCGCCGATGAGGTGCTCACCTCCGATTCCTCGCGCTATTGGGATGCCGAGGTATATGCCACGGCCGGCGATCCCGCCGCCCGCATGGCGAGCTTCGATAAGCAGATCGTGCGCGATTGGCTCGCGGCAAACTGGGATAAAACCGGCACCCCGCCCGAGCTTCCGGTGGAGATTCGCGAGCGCACCGCCGCGCGCTATCGCGAGCTGCTGGAGCGCCTGACCGGACACTAA
- a CDS encoding sterol carrier family protein: MARAQIHDEPGLAAVLAASGENPTRDQTALAVRYTLQLLAERAPGNTVEVRVPPFGATQCIEGPRHTRGTPPNVVEMRAAVWLDLARGVITWEEALSGNLVQASGQRADISAVIPLLRGIYAAPSRP, translated from the coding sequence ATGGCACGCGCACAGATACACGATGAGCCCGGATTAGCGGCGGTTTTAGCGGCTTCCGGGGAAAATCCCACCCGAGACCAGACGGCACTGGCCGTGCGCTATACCCTGCAATTGCTCGCCGAGCGCGCGCCGGGCAATACCGTGGAGGTGCGGGTGCCGCCGTTTGGGGCCACCCAGTGCATCGAGGGGCCGCGCCATACCCGGGGCACCCCGCCCAATGTGGTGGAGATGCGCGCCGCGGTGTGGCTCGACCTGGCCCGCGGCGTGATCACGTGGGAGGAGGCGCTTTCCGGGAACCTCGTGCAGGCCTCGGGCCAGCGCGCCGATATTTCCGCGGTGATTCCGCTGCTGCGCGGAATCTACGCCGCCCCCTCGCGCCCCTAA
- a CDS encoding DHA2 family efflux MFS transporter permease subunit has product MEQIAKPWPALWALVVGFFMILIDTTIVSVANPAIMEGLDAGINATLWATSAYLLAYAVPLLITGRLGDRFGPKRVYLIGLVLFTVSSLACGFAGDISHLVISRVFQGLGAALMTPQTMAVITRIFPPERRGAAMGLWGATAGMATLLGPILGGLLVDGLGWEWIFFINVPIGIVGFFLAMKYVPALKTSPHKFDIPGVILSAVGMFLLVFGIQEGESYHWGTIWGPISVWSLIITGIVVLIVFVLWQRVNKGEPLLPLNLFKDRNFSVANLAITTVGFTVTSLSLPLVFFFQTVRGLTPTQSALMLVPMAVISGVLAPFAGKLIDRTDPKFISTAGLAFMAIGLFWYAALLGPDTPLWILLFPSAILGVANAGIWGPLSTSATYNLPPRLAGAGSGVYNTTRQVGAVLGSAAIAALIQARLSAELGAGAEGAGGFGGALPAPLHEGFSAAMSQAIMLPAAVAVIGMIVTLFFAKRTASTAGMR; this is encoded by the coding sequence GTGGAACAAATCGCTAAACCGTGGCCCGCCCTCTGGGCGCTTGTGGTCGGATTTTTTATGATCCTGATCGACACCACCATCGTCTCCGTCGCCAACCCCGCCATCATGGAGGGCCTCGACGCCGGAATTAACGCCACCCTCTGGGCCACCAGTGCCTATCTGTTGGCCTATGCCGTGCCGCTGCTGATCACCGGTCGCCTCGGCGATCGTTTTGGCCCCAAGCGCGTCTACCTGATCGGCCTGGTGCTGTTCACCGTCTCCTCGCTGGCCTGTGGCTTCGCGGGGGATATCTCGCATCTGGTCATCTCCCGGGTCTTCCAGGGCCTCGGCGCCGCGCTCATGACGCCGCAGACCATGGCCGTGATTACCCGCATCTTCCCGCCCGAGCGCCGCGGTGCGGCGATGGGCCTGTGGGGAGCCACCGCCGGTATGGCCACGCTGCTGGGCCCGATCCTCGGCGGCCTGCTCGTGGACGGCCTCGGCTGGGAGTGGATCTTCTTTATTAACGTGCCGATCGGTATCGTGGGCTTTTTCCTCGCCATGAAATACGTTCCCGCGCTGAAGACCTCGCCGCATAAATTTGATATCCCGGGCGTGATTCTCAGCGCCGTGGGTATGTTCCTGCTGGTCTTTGGAATCCAGGAGGGCGAAAGCTATCACTGGGGCACCATCTGGGGCCCGATCAGCGTGTGGTCGCTGATTATCACCGGCATCGTGGTGCTGATCGTATTTGTGCTGTGGCAGCGGGTAAATAAGGGCGAGCCGCTCCTGCCGCTGAACCTCTTTAAAGACCGCAACTTCTCGGTGGCCAACCTGGCCATCACCACCGTGGGCTTCACCGTCACGAGCCTGAGCCTGCCGCTGGTGTTTTTCTTCCAGACGGTGCGTGGGCTCACGCCCACCCAGTCGGCACTGATGCTGGTGCCGATGGCCGTGATCTCGGGTGTGCTTGCGCCGTTCGCGGGTAAGCTCATCGACCGCACCGATCCCAAGTTCATCTCCACCGCGGGCCTGGCCTTTATGGCCATCGGCCTGTTCTGGTATGCGGCGCTGCTGGGCCCGGATACCCCGCTCTGGATCCTGCTCTTCCCGAGCGCGATCCTCGGTGTGGCCAATGCCGGAATCTGGGGCCCGCTGTCCACGAGCGCCACCTATAACCTTCCGCCGCGGCTGGCCGGTGCCGGTTCGGGTGTGTATAACACCACGCGTCAGGTGGGTGCGGTGCTGGGAAGCGCCGCGATCGCGGCCCTGATCCAGGCCCGCCTCAGCGCGGAGCTGGGTGCCGGTGCCGAGGGCGCCGGCGGGTTTGGCGGGGCGCTGCCCGCGCCGCTGCACGAGGGCTTCTCCGCGGCGATGAGCCAGGCGATTATGCTGCCCGCGGCGGTGGCCGTGATCGGCATGATCGTCACGCTGTTTTTTGCCAAGCGCACCGCCTCCACGGCCGGTATGCGCTAG
- a CDS encoding TolB-like translocation protein, translated as MSAIPVPPRPASPAAPGSPEAPAAPGPSAAPGSAFGPAAVAREAASPAIPAAVRPTPQAAHPAPPGPDYTRPDWRTLEPGQRSELRIYDAESGEDTLVYATDEAVIEAPNWSADGRWFLVNRDGRLYRIPLAGGEPAVVNTGEITDFNNDHLLSPDGRFIYASSKNGHLYEIPVAGGTPRPVTDSGDGLKKRYLHGIHPDGSRLSLIAAHELGGAVRFNVYTASVRTGEMTAHTASERPHDGAEFHPDGRRLYFNAEPGGAAPGHAQLFRMDLDEGVAEQLTRDERVNWFPHLSGDGLRLLYLSYPPGTLGHPANVTVQLRLATPDAAHVRTVRVLHGGQGTINVNSWEPGGSRFAYVSYPLAAE; from the coding sequence ATGAGCGCGATACCGGTTCCGCCCCGTCCCGCATCCCCCGCCGCACCCGGATCCCCCGAGGCACCCGCCGCGCCCGGACCCTCCGCCGCACCCGGTTCGGCCTTTGGCCCCGCGGCGGTGGCCCGCGAGGCCGCGTCTCCGGCAATACCCGCGGCGGTGCGGCCCACCCCGCAGGCCGCGCACCCCGCGCCGCCCGGGCCCGATTACACCCGGCCAGACTGGCGCACTCTGGAGCCCGGGCAGCGCAGCGAACTGCGCATCTACGATGCGGAGAGCGGGGAGGATACCCTCGTCTACGCCACGGATGAGGCCGTGATCGAGGCCCCCAACTGGAGCGCCGATGGGCGGTGGTTCCTCGTGAACCGCGATGGCCGCCTCTACCGCATCCCGCTGGCCGGCGGGGAACCCGCCGTGGTGAATACCGGCGAGATCACCGATTTTAATAACGACCATCTCCTGTCCCCGGATGGCCGCTTTATCTATGCGTCCTCCAAAAATGGCCACCTCTACGAGATTCCGGTGGCCGGCGGAACGCCTCGCCCCGTGACGGATTCGGGTGACGGCCTCAAAAAACGCTATCTGCACGGGATCCATCCCGATGGCTCCCGGCTGTCCCTGATCGCCGCGCATGAGCTGGGCGGCGCGGTGCGCTTTAACGTATATACGGCCTCCGTGCGGACCGGCGAGATGACCGCGCATACCGCCTCCGAGCGCCCGCATGACGGCGCGGAGTTTCATCCCGACGGCCGCCGCCTGTACTTTAACGCCGAGCCCGGGGGTGCCGCCCCCGGCCATGCCCAGCTCTTCCGGATGGACCTGGACGAGGGCGTCGCGGAACAGCTCACGCGGGATGAGCGCGTGAACTGGTTCCCCCACCTCTCCGGGGATGGCCTGCGCCTGCTCTATCTGAGCTATCCCCCGGGCACGCTGGGGCACCCCGCGAATGTGACCGTGCAGCTGCGGTTGGCCACCCCCGATGCCGCGCATGTGCGCACGGTGCGTGTCCTCCACGGCGGGCAGGGCACCATCAACGTGAATAGCTGGGAGCCCGGCGGGAGCCGCTTCGCCTATGTGAGCTATCCGCTCGCCGCCGAATAA
- a CDS encoding MDR family MFS transporter, with the protein MTSTTLAPAPTRRHILLVFAGLMVTMLLSSLDQTIFSTALPTIVGELNGVDHMLWVTTAYILASTIMLPVYGKLGDLIGRKGLFIAAIAIFILGSIVGGLAPDMAWLITGRAIQGLGGGGLMILSQAIIADVVPARERGKYMGIMGGVFALSSVAGPLLGGWFTESIGWRWAFWMNIPLGILAIISAVAFLKLPKNSTARPTLDVAGMLLIALASTALVLVTTWGGTTYDWDSAVIIALIITAIVSAVAFVMVERRAAEPIMPMHLFRDRNFNLTTVAGLITGIAMFGAMAYLPTYLQMVTGANATEAGFLMIPMMAALLISSIGSGQLVSRTGRYKWLPITGTVLVAVALLLLSTMTAGMAVWIICAYLAVMGLGLGMSMQILILIVQNSFPLAEVGTATASNNYFRQIGASIGSAVVGSLFVARLHDLFAERMPAAAGGAVGGAGENSLTPAVVKGLPTEIKDIVIGSYNDALTPVFLYMVPLVIIAVILLFFVVEKPLATTLDRGVPAETPAEDLVGVTSAHTGSISVQPGTGERPAPESRA; encoded by the coding sequence ATGACCTCCACCACCCTCGCCCCCGCGCCCACCCGGCGCCATATTCTGCTGGTATTTGCCGGCCTCATGGTCACCATGCTGCTGTCCTCGCTGGATCAGACCATCTTCAGCACCGCGCTCCCCACCATCGTGGGAGAGCTAAACGGTGTGGACCATATGCTGTGGGTCACCACCGCGTATATCCTCGCCTCCACGATCATGCTGCCGGTCTACGGCAAGCTTGGTGACCTGATCGGCCGCAAGGGCCTGTTCATCGCCGCAATCGCGATCTTCATCCTCGGCTCGATCGTGGGTGGCCTCGCGCCCGATATGGCCTGGCTCATCACGGGCCGCGCCATTCAGGGCCTCGGTGGTGGTGGGCTAATGATCCTGTCCCAGGCGATCATCGCCGATGTGGTTCCCGCCCGCGAGCGCGGGAAGTACATGGGAATCATGGGTGGAGTCTTCGCCCTGAGCTCGGTGGCCGGCCCGCTGCTGGGTGGCTGGTTCACCGAGAGCATCGGCTGGCGCTGGGCCTTCTGGATGAATATTCCGCTGGGTATCCTCGCGATTATCTCCGCCGTGGCCTTCCTTAAGCTGCCCAAGAACAGCACTGCCCGCCCCACCCTGGACGTGGCCGGAATGCTGCTGATCGCGCTGGCCTCGACCGCGCTGGTGCTGGTCACCACCTGGGGTGGCACCACCTATGACTGGGATTCCGCCGTGATCATCGCCCTGATCATCACCGCGATTGTCTCGGCCGTGGCCTTTGTGATGGTCGAGCGCCGCGCCGCCGAGCCGATCATGCCGATGCACCTATTCCGGGACCGCAACTTCAACCTGACCACCGTGGCCGGGCTGATCACCGGTATCGCGATGTTTGGTGCGATGGCCTATCTGCCCACCTATCTGCAGATGGTCACGGGGGCCAATGCCACCGAGGCCGGATTCCTGATGATCCCAATGATGGCCGCGCTGCTGATCAGCTCGATCGGTTCGGGCCAGCTGGTGAGCCGGACGGGTCGCTATAAGTGGCTGCCGATCACCGGCACCGTGCTGGTGGCGGTTGCGCTCCTGCTGCTGTCCACGATGACCGCGGGGATGGCCGTATGGATCATCTGCGCCTATCTCGCCGTGATGGGTCTGGGCCTCGGAATGAGCATGCAGATCCTGATCCTGATCGTGCAGAACTCCTTCCCCCTCGCCGAGGTGGGCACCGCAACGGCCTCCAATAACTACTTCCGCCAGATCGGTGCCTCGATCGGTTCCGCGGTGGTGGGCAGCCTCTTTGTGGCCCGCCTGCACGATCTTTTCGCCGAGCGGATGCCCGCCGCCGCGGGTGGCGCCGTGGGTGGGGCGGGCGAGAACTCGCTCACCCCGGCCGTGGTCAAGGGCCTCCCCACGGAGATCAAGGACATCGTGATCGGTTCCTATAACGACGCTCTGACCCCGGTGTTCCTGTATATGGTGCCGCTGGTGATCATCGCCGTAATCCTGCTGTTCTTTGTGGTCGAGAAGCCCCTGGCCACGACCCTGGACCGCGGCGTTCCGGCCGAGACCCCCGCCGAGGACCTCGTGGGTGTCACCAGCGCCCATACCGGTTCGATCTCCGTGCAGCCCGGCACCGGGGAGCGTCCCGCCCCCGAGTCCCGGGCCTAG
- a CDS encoding GNAT family N-acetyltransferase, with protein sequence MTNSPAMLRTARLLLTPVSPADLEDIHRIYSDPGTWLHLPAGRHRDLVQTADHIERTERSWIDGGLGQWTIRVREDTADRALRAGTIIGSGGCALTVGGAWNLGYRLDPASWGRGFATEVARAAVRAAREAGPARAITARVLENNPASIRVLENLGLEAVWIGASPERHPTDPLDTRHLRRRIYADRPLSPRLIEQLVELG encoded by the coding sequence ATGACTAATTCCCCGGCGATGCTGCGCACCGCGCGCCTCCTGCTGACCCCGGTGAGCCCCGCTGACCTGGAGGATATCCACCGCATCTACTCCGATCCGGGCACGTGGCTGCACCTGCCCGCCGGACGCCACCGCGACCTCGTGCAGACCGCCGATCATATCGAGCGCACCGAGCGCAGCTGGATCGACGGCGGGCTGGGCCAGTGGACCATCCGCGTGCGCGAGGATACCGCCGATCGCGCGCTCCGGGCCGGAACCATCATCGGCTCGGGGGGTTGCGCGCTGACCGTCGGCGGCGCCTGGAACCTGGGCTATCGCCTCGACCCAGCCTCCTGGGGGCGCGGCTTTGCCACCGAGGTGGCGCGCGCCGCGGTGCGGGCGGCGCGCGAGGCGGGCCCCGCCCGCGCGATCACCGCGCGGGTCCTGGAAAATAATCCGGCCTCGATCCGGGTGCTGGAAAACCTCGGGCTCGAGGCGGTCTGGATCGGGGCAAGCCCCGAGCGCCATCCCACCGATCCGCTGGACACCCGACACCTGCGGCGGCGCATCTACGCCGACCGCCCGCTCTCCCCGCGGCTCATCGAGCAGCTTGTGGAACTCGGTTAA
- a CDS encoding multidrug effflux MFS transporter, producing the protein MKSQSPEAGFAAEPDSSTPPRATAPDRLGGGLLIMLALLSALAPFAIDLYLPAFPEMVGSLGTTATGVQLTLTAFLLGLALGQLVFGPLSDRIGRRLPLIIGALLCVLASALAALSPNVEVLIAARVIQGLTGAAGMVIGRAIIADLAVGAAAARGLNLMMIVGGIAPVIGPVAGSLLVGPLGWRGLLWVVAGLAVLMLLAVIFGVPESHGAAKRRALIAGRHLTGSPYRALVSRSYLGYTLVFALSFAAFMGYIAASPFIYQTMMGFGPVAYGLSFAANAAGIAVFSGVSARLTATRSVRSLLGVGLVMILIGGLAVLLIALTGVPPITLLLPLFIMVAGMGFIFGNATALALDAAPGASGTGSAILGFLQYVLGALVSGLVGLAGETSALPLGLVMFASAVLAVAAFLLAGPRRTPAR; encoded by the coding sequence GTGAAGTCCCAATCCCCCGAAGCCGGTTTTGCCGCGGAGCCCGATTCATCCACCCCGCCCCGGGCCACGGCCCCCGATCGGCTCGGCGGCGGCCTGCTGATTATGCTCGCGCTGCTCTCGGCGCTGGCCCCGTTTGCCATCGACCTCTATCTGCCCGCCTTCCCCGAAATGGTCGGCAGCCTCGGCACCACGGCCACCGGCGTGCAGCTCACGCTGACGGCATTCCTGCTGGGCCTCGCCCTGGGACAGCTGGTATTTGGGCCGCTTTCGGATCGTATTGGGCGACGCCTGCCCCTGATTATTGGTGCGCTCCTGTGTGTGCTGGCCAGCGCACTGGCCGCGCTGTCTCCCAACGTGGAGGTGCTGATTGCCGCCCGCGTGATCCAGGGGCTGACAGGTGCCGCCGGAATGGTCATCGGCCGCGCGATCATCGCCGATCTTGCGGTGGGAGCCGCCGCCGCGCGCGGCCTGAACCTGATGATGATCGTGGGCGGCATCGCCCCCGTGATCGGTCCCGTCGCCGGGAGCCTCCTCGTGGGGCCGCTCGGCTGGCGCGGGCTGCTCTGGGTGGTCGCGGGATTGGCCGTGCTGATGCTTCTTGCGGTGATTTTTGGGGTTCCCGAGTCCCATGGGGCGGCCAAACGCCGGGCCCTGATCGCGGGGCGCCACCTCACCGGGTCCCCGTATCGGGCCCTCGTCTCGCGGAGCTATCTGGGTTATACGCTGGTTTTTGCGCTGAGCTTTGCGGCATTTATGGGATATATCGCGGCGTCACCGTTCATTTATCAGACCATGATGGGCTTCGGCCCGGTGGCCTATGGGCTGAGCTTCGCGGCAAATGCGGCCGGGATTGCGGTATTCAGCGGCGTCTCGGCGAGGCTCACGGCGACGCGTTCCGTGCGCTCGCTGCTGGGCGTGGGCCTGGTCATGATCCTGATCGGCGGGCTCGCCGTGCTCCTGATCGCGCTCACCGGGGTACCCCCGATCACGCTGCTCCTGCCGCTATTTATCATGGTGGCGGGGATGGGCTTCATCTTTGGCAATGCCACCGCGCTCGCGCTGGATGCCGCACCCGGAGCCAGCGGCACCGGATCGGCCATCCTCGGATTTTTGCAATACGTCCTGGGGGCGCTGGTATCCGGGCTGGTGGGCCTGGCCGGCGAGACCAGCGCCCTGCCGCTGGGGCTGGTGATGTTCGCGAGCGCCGTGCTCGCGGTGGCAGCCTTCCTGCTCGCGGGGCCCCGCCGCACGCCCGCGCGCTAG
- a CDS encoding alpha/beta hydrolase — MPMDPYFEAQLRQRRAQVVGGVRATVGAALRSLPARLRGHSPARSAGEALTLVHATGPATRAAEAPPKPEAPEAPAERAPLAEFSDATELVPAPADSVRPARTAPPRGTPEWERRNAWKWDIKLHGLVGINGPVLPTREFLIPVPGYPAVRVRLYLPATPAAGPLPAVIAFFGGSFHLGGIDYASVDHAFRRRTADSGVATLAVDYALAPDHRFPTPVEQGYAALDWFFRHAAELGIDPTRIAINGTSSGGNIAAATTLLNRARRDHPLALQVLEVPTTDLTGRHIDFWPLRRMGVPRPLAARELRKIRTRYLGDARLARTDLASPLRSRNLRGLPPAFILTAEYDALRGDGRDYADALRRAGVEASAVQYQGATHEAAMYTAELPLARRWHADIVTILRTLHGDSAAADTLPRD, encoded by the coding sequence ATGCCGATGGACCCGTATTTTGAGGCACAGCTGCGGCAGCGCCGCGCCCAGGTTGTCGGCGGGGTGCGCGCCACCGTCGGTGCGGCACTGCGCTCGCTGCCCGCGCGGCTGCGCGGCCACTCCCCCGCGCGCTCCGCGGGGGAGGCGCTCACACTGGTGCATGCCACCGGCCCGGCCACCCGAGCCGCCGAAGCGCCGCCGAAGCCCGAGGCCCCCGAGGCACCCGCCGAGCGGGCACCGCTCGCGGAGTTTTCCGATGCCACCGAGCTGGTCCCGGCTCCGGCCGATAGCGTGCGCCCCGCGCGCACGGCCCCGCCGCGCGGCACCCCCGAATGGGAGCGCCGCAACGCCTGGAAATGGGATATTAAGCTGCACGGCCTGGTGGGAATCAACGGCCCCGTGCTGCCCACGCGCGAGTTTTTGATCCCCGTGCCCGGCTATCCCGCTGTGCGCGTGCGGCTCTATCTGCCCGCGACCCCCGCGGCGGGGCCGCTGCCCGCGGTGATCGCGTTTTTTGGTGGTTCCTTTCATCTCGGCGGCATCGACTATGCCAGCGTGGACCACGCGTTTCGCCGCCGCACCGCCGATTCCGGGGTGGCCACCCTCGCGGTGGACTATGCCCTCGCCCCCGATCATCGTTTTCCCACGCCCGTGGAGCAGGGCTATGCCGCGCTGGACTGGTTTTTCCGGCACGCCGCGGAGCTCGGGATCGATCCCACCCGGATCGCCATTAATGGCACGTCCTCGGGCGGTAATATCGCCGCGGCCACCACGCTCCTCAACCGCGCCCGCCGGGATCACCCGCTGGCCCTCCAGGTCTTGGAGGTGCCCACCACGGATCTGACCGGGCGGCATATCGACTTCTGGCCGCTGCGCCGGATGGGTGTTCCGCGCCCGCTGGCCGCGCGCGAGCTGCGCAAGATCCGCACCCGCTATCTGGGCGATGCGCGTCTGGCCCGCACGGATCTGGCCTCGCCGCTGCGCTCCCGCAATCTGCGCGGGCTGCCCCCTGCCTTTATCCTCACCGCCGAATACGATGCGTTGCGCGGGGACGGCCGGGATTATGCCGATGCTCTGCGCCGCGCGGGGGTCGAGGCGAGCGCCGTGCAATATCAGGGTGCCACCCACGAGGCGGCAATGTATACCGCCGAATTACCGCTGGCCCGGCGCTGGCATGCGGATATCGTGACGATCCTGCGCACCCTGCACGGGGATTCCGCGGCGGCGGACACGCTGCCCCGGGACTAA
- the purD gene encoding phosphoribosylamine--glycine ligase, translating to MKILVLGSGAREHAIILSLLGENAGHSIVAAPGNAGIAGDVPVVALNATDSAAVVALAQAEAVDLVIIGPEAPLVAGVGDALRRAGFAVFGPDRAAAAIEGSKNFAKRIMSEANVPTGRAHRAGTLEEVAAALDDLGAPYVVKADGLAAGKGVLVTSDRAAALAHAQEYLGDGSILIEEFLDGQEVSLFFLSDGRTVLPLSPAQDFKRLLDADAGPNTGGMGAYSPLPWLDEHFGSERAFIDEVLHTVAEPVVRQLAAEGTPFVGLLYAGLILVDGGATIKVIEFNARFGDPETQIVLPRLLTPLSGLLLAAATGELHTQPRPEFSPLSAVTVVLASEGYPEAPITGRELHGLEAAGAVPGVHVTHAATALQEGTLFATGGRVLNVVSLGEGFAQARAGAYHALGLIELEGGQYRTDIAAKVAN from the coding sequence GTGAAGATCCTGGTACTCGGCTCCGGTGCACGCGAGCACGCAATCATCCTGTCCCTGCTCGGCGAAAATGCCGGCCACAGCATCGTGGCGGCGCCCGGCAATGCGGGCATCGCGGGCGATGTTCCCGTGGTGGCGCTGAACGCCACCGATTCCGCCGCCGTGGTGGCCCTGGCCCAGGCCGAGGCGGTGGACCTGGTCATCATCGGCCCCGAGGCCCCGCTCGTGGCCGGCGTGGGAGACGCCCTGCGCCGCGCGGGCTTTGCCGTTTTTGGCCCGGATCGTGCCGCCGCGGCCATCGAGGGTTCCAAAAACTTCGCCAAGCGCATCATGTCCGAGGCCAATGTGCCCACGGGTCGCGCCCACCGCGCGGGCACCCTCGAGGAGGTTGCCGCCGCGCTGGACGACCTCGGCGCACCCTATGTGGTGAAGGCCGATGGCCTGGCCGCGGGCAAGGGTGTGCTGGTCACCTCCGATCGTGCCGCCGCGCTCGCCCACGCCCAGGAATACCTCGGCGATGGGTCCATCCTGATCGAGGAGTTCCTCGACGGCCAGGAGGTCTCGCTGTTTTTCCTGAGCGATGGCCGGACCGTGCTGCCGCTCTCGCCCGCCCAGGACTTTAAGCGCCTGCTGGACGCCGATGCCGGCCCCAATACCGGCGGCATGGGCGCCTATTCCCCGCTGCCCTGGCTGGATGAGCACTTCGGCAGCGAACGCGCGTTTATCGATGAGGTCCTGCATACCGTGGCCGAGCCCGTGGTGCGCCAGCTCGCCGCCGAGGGCACCCCGTTTGTGGGTCTGCTGTATGCCGGGCTTATCCTCGTGGATGGTGGGGCCACCATTAAGGTCATCGAGTTTAATGCCCGCTTTGGCGATCCCGAGACCCAAATTGTGCTGCCGCGCCTGCTCACCCCGCTGTCCGGGCTGCTGCTGGCCGCGGCCACGGGCGAGCTGCACACGCAGCCACGTCCCGAGTTTTCCCCGCTCTCGGCGGTCACCGTGGTGCTCGCGAGCGAGGGCTATCCCGAGGCGCCGATCACCGGGCGCGAGCTGCACGGGCTGGAGGCCGCGGGCGCGGTCCCGGGCGTGCACGTTACGCATGCAGCCACCGCCCTCCAGGAGGGCACCCTTTTTGCCACGGGCGGCCGCGTCCTGAACGTGGTGAGCCTGGGTGAGGGTTTTGCGCAGGCGCGCGCGGGGGCGTATCACGCACTCGGCCTGATCGAGCTGGAGGGCGGCCAGTACCGCACCGATATCGCCGCGAAGGTGGCGAATTAA
- a CDS encoding TetR/AcrR family transcriptional regulator, translated as MNAAQDPPATAAQCAPAEPGLRERKRAATQLKIEKIAVALAETHGYEHVTVEMICEEAMVSPRTLFNYFGTKEGVFLGPTPPMPAPEVIEGFIHGRPGSVLGDLVEIFRTLIVGTSPDIEFLHARRALIHSTPDLAVRELARMGGIEKGLTKLILARYRAEGRTDEDLANEARMVIALAAGVMRTTMHRWLDDPQNLDPSELFAESIQLIRRITGDAPSG; from the coding sequence ATGAACGCCGCCCAGGATCCCCCCGCCACGGCCGCGCAGTGCGCACCGGCCGAGCCGGGCCTGCGCGAGCGCAAGCGCGCCGCCACGCAGCTGAAGATCGAAAAGATCGCCGTGGCCCTCGCCGAGACCCACGGCTATGAGCACGTCACGGTCGAGATGATCTGCGAGGAGGCCATGGTCTCCCCGCGCACGCTGTTTAACTACTTCGGCACCAAGGAGGGCGTATTCCTTGGGCCCACCCCGCCGATGCCGGCCCCCGAGGTGATCGAGGGCTTTATCCACGGCCGCCCCGGCAGCGTCCTGGGTGATCTGGTAGAAATCTTCCGCACCCTGATCGTGGGCACCAGCCCGGATATCGAGTTTCTGCACGCGCGGCGCGCCCTGATCCACTCCACCCCCGACCTCGCGGTGCGCGAGCTGGCCCGCATGGGCGGCATCGAGAAGGGCCTCACCAAGCTCATCCTCGCCCGCTATCGGGCCGAGGGGCGCACCGATGAGGACCTCGCCAATGAGGCCCGCATGGTGATCGCCCTCGCCGCGGGGGTCATGCGCACCACGATGCACCGCTGGCTGGATGATCCCCAAAACCTCGACCCGAGCGAGCTCTTCGCCGAGTCGATCCAGCTCATCCGCCGCATCACCGGGGATGCCCCCTCGGGCTAG